Part of the Janibacter endophyticus genome is shown below.
GCCGCCCTGCCGCTCCCGGATGAGCAGCGCCATGACGATCTCGTCGCTGATCGGGTCGTCGAGCTCGTCGGCGAAGGCGCGCAGTGCCGGGTCGGCGCCCTGGGGCCCGATCCGGGAGGCCAGCCGCTGAGCCTGGGGGCGGATCAGGACGGGGCTGGTGTCGGCGGTACGGATCAGCGCGTCCCGCAGCGAGGTCACGCCGCCGGAACGCATGAGGTCGGCCAGTCGTCGAGTCCACGCCGCCAGGGAGGCCAGTCGCTCGTTGCGGATCTGCGTCTCCGTGCGCTGGAGGAACAGGTTGGGCACGAGGAGCACCATGGTTCCGAACGCCAGTCCGAGCACCGGCCAGGAGGTCAGCAGCCAGGCCAGGACGCCGACACCGAGAGCCAAGGCGTGGCGTCGTTCGAAGCGGGTCTGACCACGCGCACCGGCCTGCCCGGCGCTGCCGAAGACGTCGACGCCGCGCAGGATCGCCACGGCAAGACCGGCAGCGGCCAGGGCCACGGCGACGCCGGCGACCACGAGGAACGTCGCGGGGGTCACGACAGGTCCCCCCACTCGGGCCAGTCGCTGTTGTCGGGGTTCATCCAGTCCGGGCTCCACCCCTCGGCGACGAGCCGCTCTAGCAGCTTCCCCGTGGGGCGGCCAGCGGGCACGGCACGACCGTCCTCCCCTGCTTGGTAGAGGACCGTGTACGAGGGCAGGCCGTTGTCGCCCAAGGAGCGGTTCACGCCGTCGAAGGCGATGATCTCGCTGATGAACCGCCGGTGCCTGCGGTCACGGCGCATGAAGACGACGAGGTCGAAGTAGGCCAGGCCA
Proteins encoded:
- a CDS encoding type II secretion system F family protein — encoded protein: MTPATFLVVAGVAVALAAAGLAVAILRGVDVFGSAGQAGARGQTRFERRHALALGVGVLAWLLTSWPVLGLAFGTMVLLVPNLFLQRTETQIRNERLASLAAWTRRLADLMRSGGVTSLRDALIRTADTSPVLIRPQAQRLASRIGPQGADPALRAFADELDDPISDEIVMALLIRERQGGSGLPSLLDQLAETVDTQIENERAVDAERHRQVVVVRILLTIAVVMWIGAKWVGGSILAYYDSASGQVVLALILSVFVGAAVWVQQALDPIPRDRLLGETAGEQPS